From Anopheles maculipalpis chromosome X, idAnoMacuDA_375_x, whole genome shotgun sequence:
TCAAAATGTGAAGGAATTAAATTACATCGAAGGAACGTAATAGTCGAGAGTGGGGACTGCGAGAGGAatgtccgaatgggatttgaaccccccCGGTCCtgcgccgtttgaagaccggcaccgctgtcggCTACACAACCGGGTCGCACCGCGCTAAGCCAGAActaaaaacgttaaaaatagTGTATTTCGGTTTTTGCACCAAATCATAAACATACATGTTTTCCTCAGTGGGTGCCTGTCGGGTGCCCATGCGGGTGAacaacgatttaaaaaaaaaataataagtgTAGAAGGAAGTTAGATAAAATGCTTCATATGGGTATAACAAATTGGACACttactaaaaattaaattcaatgtaATGGAGGGCCCTTATTTCCACTCCGCTTCGAGTCTCCGTAAGGCTAAATCCGCTACTTTGCAGGCGGGCCttttcccgtagtgaggaccgaTTATCCGAGTACATAGTTTCAGCaatgtctagtaagccattagaaaAACTTGCcattaaatttgattattgCACTGCAGATTCGGTGACCTGGACTGTATAAAGGATGGTTGTGGCCAGactgaggttttttttttatacaatcaAATCCTAACACAGAGTCATCCTCTTGTTGTCAAACTTCACTAGTGATTCTTATCAAATTTTAAGTTCATGagttcaccaaaaaaaaaaaattaaaaatcgtagctAAATGAAAGATCCATTTGTTTGATCTGAGCTATCCCACTGTGCGATGGCAGCATCCGTTACGTACGCAGCCGACACAGTGTTGACGTAGAAGCTTTACCACTAAACGCTTGAGTTCGGATGCGAGCATTAGCATAATTTAGGCAAATCTATTTGCACACAAAAGAATAGAAATGAAGCGTATCCGGATCACCTTGAACATGTATATTGGAAAGAGGTGAAGaaactgtatttttttaaatatgtcctttttttataaCGAACGTTCCCACCTCCCGGGGTACATTCGATTCGTACTAGCTAAGGCCCTGTATGGTAGAATAGGTGTATTAATCTAATCGCTTACATGTCACTGAAcgctcggtttttttttacagcgtGGCAGGCTTGGGAtgtatgaatgaatgaatatcgacatacacacacacacacacacacagtcacttTGTCGTGCGCCGGGAACGTGGGGTACATCACGAACGAATGTCTTTCCTAATGACTACTACAAACACTGCGCTACTGCTCAGATGAGTGCTGAGACACACACTGCCGTGCCgcattggttggttggttggttgatcGGTGGTTAGAGATGAGagtgtgtttgagtttttcGCGACAAGTGGCCAGATCGACTGGTTCGATAAGAAAACCGTTGCCGCTTTACGCGGCTCACAACGCCTTTCCACTTCCTCGAGATCGTTGAGTGTTGCGAGTTGCGAAATTAGCATGTAAACGTCCTCGGCCATGGCTGGTAGCCTTCAGCATCACTTCCACTCGATGATGCGTGTTCaagtgtgcgcgcgtgtgtgtgtgtgcgttcgatGTTCCGATGAATGAAGACGATGGATGGTGGCGGGACGGCGGAATCTAGAAGCAGAGTCCGGGATAGTGGGTACTAGCGCCGGTAGTGCAGCCCTGCCCGACCGGTCCCTTCGTGTACGAGCGATCACCGATCACGTTCGAGTAGCCGTAGTTGCACACGAGATAGTCGTTGGTCCAGACGTAGCCATTGTACGACTCCCAGGACACCATGCCGCACGCCACCCGTACCGCACGATCGTTCACAATCTGCGTGAAGTGGGCAAATTCGGGTCCGACGTAGTTGGCCGGATACTGGTCGACGAACGTCGTCGCCAGCGGGTACTCGTTGAACCAGTGGTCGATGATGTACCGGAACACGCCTTCCTTGGTCACGTTCAGCCCGAAATGGCGGATGATGGCGATGTTTTGGCCCGCCCGCGGGAAGCTGTACGTGTTGCGGCAGTGATCGTGCGCGTACACGCAGGACCGCGCATTCAGCTCCGCCAGGTACTGCAGCTCATCGTCCCAGTACAGCTGGGGCATGCTGTAGGCCTGCGCATAGCCCGGAAGCTTGCCGAGCGCTAGCCGCTGCCGTTGCAGGTTGTGCTGATGCAGGATCATGGTCTTGCGCTGCGGTGTCATCGGTACCAGCTGTGGCTTCATACCCTGGCAGCTCTTGCCGTACGGGATCTCCGAGTAGCAGCCCACGTGCGCATCGCCCGACGGGCATAGGCTCCGCTGACAGTAGAGATTCGCGAGACAGagtggcaacagcagcaacactacACACACCACCGTGGCAGTCGACAgtgccgtcgtcgtcgccgtcgtcaTCGCTAACTGGTGCTAGTCCGGTCCGGTACTCTATGACCCACAAAGCACAGACACACTGCGGCAAGCTCCGTGTTCCAGCAGCAACTGATCGTGGACGTCCAGAACGGATGTGGACGTTGGCGATTCGTCTACCGTCTGCCGCGCGCACTTAGCGGTGGGGAGGATGGACGGAGCATGCTGCACGAGCCTGCTCTGACCGCCGACTGTCACACGAGCAGACGAGACAGAAACCGGATCCAACAAGCACAAAATCCACTGTCCACTGCTCCCCACAGCGCCAAGCGCcgaaacttttccttccccccaaaaaaaaaaacaaaaaaccctttttgctACCAGAAGGACCTGTCGCTTTTGGGGCATCTTTcgcagaaaagaaagaacgaaCACAGGGGAAGGAAATGGGACCACCGGGTGGGATTGTGATGGCAGACGAACGCGCTCGCACACCAACGGGTGTGATAACGAAAGCATGGCAGGCACGCTGGCGACGACTAGGAAACCGAACTCCAAAAACCAAGGGCAATTCTCAACGGCGAAACCGGTTCTTCGTATTCGGATTCATCCATCCCGCATGCGGGGCACAATAAACGGCGTTGATGAATTGATCGGTTTCGGGCAGTGCGCGATCGCTTGGCCGCCCGGTTAGTCATCGaccgctctcgctctctctcacCTGTGCCAGGTTCCACGCTGTCCAAACACCCGAACGCTTGTCACCGAATGATAATCGTGTatcgggaggggggggggggggggagggtatATGCTTGGGTTCACGGACGGGTGGACTGTAACTGTATCGTGAAAGTAAAGCACAAGCACAATACGCAAGAGATGGTCCGGGGCCAAGGTCGGGCGGTTTGAATCTTTCCCCACTTTCAACCAATCAGCTGGCAAACTGATGCTGCGCTACGTTGGCACACCTGCACACACCTGTTACGGGCCAAGCAAGACGGGCAAGATGCGATGATCGGACATTAGGTTTATGGGAAAATAAGCAGTTGATGGACGGGTGGAGATAGTAGGCAGTGAACGGGTGACAGAACATTCGAACGTTCTTCTTTGATGTGGTTACAGCGTGACAAGGGTGCtgattttcgtttcgttgtttAATTCTTACTTTAGAGTAACACTACGCTGAAACCTAAACAGGTTCATTAGCGTAATGTAATGGCTGATGTATGTTTATTAAAGAACTTGGAAATGACTCGTAGTAACGCCAGCATCAAGAGTTCCTTCCTGATGGTAAGAAAGCTCACGAACTTCACTGGGATTTCTGATGACTTATCAAGACTCTCGCTATACACATGACTCAGACCAAATCTTATCGAGAAATATGAAATTCAAGTAACTTGAGAAGAATTGAGTCGCCCGTCGCAGCAAACTAATGTCTTCTGCAGCCGAAGCAGCTTTAGAGATTACCATATTACCACCAGAGACTTGTCCACAAGCTCCAACGAAAGCCACACAACACCTCCCCTAATTCCACGTAATTTGAATCTCTATTCACACTTTGCCCGTTGCATATATCCATGAATGGACTAGCGGCGAAGAatcggcaaacaaaaattatacaCCTTCTGACGACATTCACGTGTGTTCTCAAAATTCGTTACGATGACATTTTCGCTACTTGTTTACTTTTCCTTTGTCGTTGCTTGTTGCCAAGTCGAGCCCACACACAGAGACGCCATTCGGTGCGAACAGGGCACACACATCTGGACCCGTTGCCCCGAATATGTATGTTGCTGCCGGCTGTGTTTGCGAGATCGCTTCGATCTCTTCCAGGCTAGCAAAAGGGTATTGAACCCACCGTATCATGGAGCCCACCGTTTCTACTAGGAGAGCTCTAGTGTCCGAACGAAGCATCTTTCCGCATTGTGCTGTCATTTGTATTGTTTTATAGCCATCTTTCGGGGTGCGTTAAATAGGTGAGAAAGGTAAACGAATGGCATATCGATAGAGGCGCTCACAAGACATGTTGGCAGTCTTCACTGGAATCGTCAGGAACGGGGAGGATAAATGGCAGACAAACAGAGATGGTAATGTTTACCCTTCCAATCTCAACTTCGAAGCTTTGGTCCACTATTGATACTGTTTGGTTGCTGAAAGACATCCGGAACAGTCAGCCCAACCCTGCCAAGCCGAGATCTGCACGTGAATGAGTgagtgtgaagaaaaaaaagtctttgAAGTACAGTAGATGATCGCGCAATTAAATCTTCCGAATGATGCTGTCAAGCAACGCACACTTCAAAGAAGATAGTTTGCTTAGCAGTGGCAACTCTCCCTACTTAAGTGATTCCCACGCCAACGAAACCCgccaaacaaaatggaagctAAATTTGTGCTTCAACCAACCAGAACAAATAACTCGTTCCAGACTCTGCGGCAGCACTCGAGACAAAGCGTCACGCGGATTACATCGCCAAAAATAGTCCTTCCCAGGACCGTTCTGTATGCCGAAAAGggcacaaaaaaacgaaacaaaaaaaactagtgtttgtatattttatgCCCCATCAGCACCGCAATCGATTAATTACTCCCTCGTAAGCGGACGACCGCCTGACAGTTGGATCGCGTTTGCGGCTGCGTACTACGTACCACCGAGCACCACTGACAGCTCACTTCGGCCCGCTTCGTGCTGCCGCATGTTCACAAGCGAAATGGCGATGCGAAACGCATGGAGACTTGCCGGTCTGCGTAAACGGGGGAAGCCGACCGACTAGCACGCGAATGATTGATGAGAGGGAAACATTTTTGCTCATTAGTACGGGAATAAATGGGCTGACAGTGGTAGTTTGTCATTTTTCGGGATCACCCAGCATGCGGATCGCGCCCGTTGGTTTCGATCGTCGCAAATCGGGCTCCTAATTTAAAGGATGTGTGAAACCGTGTCTGCCCGCCGCACCGTGCCGGCACGCAAACGGAAATGGTTGACATTGGTGGACGTGCAGAACTTTGCATCGTTTAGGCTAATGTAATCCTAATTCATGATGAATGATTTGTGCGTTGTGGAAGCGTGAAGGACTGAGCGATGCAAAATGGCCTCCCGTTTGTTTTCTAGGGTTGTTATTAATTGCAGTAACTCCAGACCTGTCAAACAAATATCTTATCTATTGGGGAGCAGTAGCTAGACAGGCAACGAGTTTGCTAATGGTCAGGATATAGTAGTAGTTCTCCGAGATTTGCCATCAGTGTTGACTCGTACACTAGCTCACCTAATAGACACGCATTATTTGGCAGCTCATTTGCTCTGAGGATAGGATAGGTTCTTTTTTGCAGACTAAACtcttttaaatgaattaattgGCTTATACTGTTTCTTTACTGGGGTACAATTCTTTTAAGAACTCCAcgagagattttcaaaatcaaaatttgagGATCTCGCTTATCGCTTTATGCGAGCTAAGAAGAAAGGATCTGAAATCTACAATTTTGATAATATATGACAGTTTGACGCAGCCggaaatttctttaaattctaaTATGACAGAATTATTGAATGTTCAACTGATCTGACACCTACCCAAAAATGTGAACCATCCCTTACCCTCCCTGCCAGCGCGAGATGATCTTGTCCGTGGGACAGGCAACAAATGATCTATCGAACGGTGCTACCCACTGTCACTTAATTTACTTTCAAACGAAACCCTGCTGGAAGCCGCCAGTGGACGTGCCGGCGGTAAAAGACGTTGTCAGACGATTGATAGATGGAGATGTATGGCAGGGTGTACCGGAGCGCGTAACACGCCCAGCcaccgaaaagaaagaaagaaagaaagaagaagaaaaaaaacagatgtaCCCAGTGGCAGTGGGGGAAGTACGCAAAGATGATGAGGTGACACATCCGAGAGCTAATTTTAATTAAGCGAAAACAAATTACGAATTCCCGACGAATGTTTCCCGTTTGTTCTACGGTGCGAAGATGGACCGTACAGTGGGTAAAACGTGGTGGACATAAAAATGGGtttgattttcaaattttactatttttgccGTAAGCATTGATTTGATTgaaggtttttaatttttgtagctATAAAAATGAAGTAATATTGAGCATAATTGGAAATATTTCAGTTTTATAGTTGATAAACTCTCCACGTAATAAGAACATCTAACCTTCACAAACTAGAATTTAGTTTCTCCATTGCTTCTAATTTATCTACTCCTTGTAGTAGAAGCTGCCCTTGAAATTGGTACTCCTATAGGTATCTATTGGTAGTTTCTAGTAACTTCACCCACGACGTACAGCTTGGCACGTCATTTCTTGATCCCTTCAGAACTGGCTTTCCCTGGATCTCGCAAAAAACCGCCTGAAGGGCGTTCGATACCACATTCTTGCTGTATGAGATTATCCCTAGAATCCTTCCAATATCCTTACAATTGACGGGCTCTTTTCGAGTGGAAAAATCGCCATTCCGATTTTGATGTGTACAGCAAGCTTTCCTGATGACATTTCTTTCACAACACTTTTTTACATAGCAAAGATAAGTTTGCCCAACAAGTGGTAAGACCCAAACGAAAATTAATCATTGCTCTATTTGACACTCAACGAGGTGTCGTAAATTCaaggatatttatttatttacaattgattatgacggtccagtgccgtattttcaacaccgcttgtgttgaaaaacaaatttataatcatattgataaggcatttcctccttattctttgaatgaagatgatgatgatgatgtattggaGGATGATGTACGTTCTGATGGTCCGGTactattgctgtggctattgtattgatggtggttggttgcatattgttaagacagcacatttatttgtcttcgtacagtgttctccagtgcagtccagtaATGACActccaagctcactctagtcaacgtccaatcaaaggatgatcgacaagctctatcccgcagcagcgaaagcgacttcactactcacgagactggactggagtggagaacactgtactttcaacaacgcctgcctcccttttatgGCAGTGTTGGAAACgtcctcgagtgctgttgcccagtcatcggatcacccgtggcactacaaaaaatacacttaagacgtagacaacacaacatttaacaaaaaaggaatggaggagacgaataaggattggaaggatacttgggatgtggaatcataggacaagaccgttgtctctggcgtaGCTTCAagtattcaaattcaaattcaaggGTAGCTGTGATACAATTTTTCGCAATACAATTACATGTGCTTATGCCACCTAGTTAGCCATATCATATAAATTACAAGTCAATACATTTTAACATCTTATGCAATATTGCTCAGTGCTTTTACTGAAATTAACGAGAATTCtcaaaatggtttaaaacgATTAAACCAACCAagaacgatttttaatttttggaactaataacattaatttgtattcttcaaaatttgaaatatttttcccattGTCCGATCGCTCCAAGAATCAAATCACTTGACGCATCACACCTCtgttcctctctctctctctcttacacacacacacaccatcattCCATCCCATAGCCTTTCGCCAAGCTCATCGTGCGGAGAAGTAATATCCGAAACATGTGTTGCAGCAGACCGGGGCCGAAcaatttctttcccattttcctcTGGCGGCCGCTCATCCCGCTGGCGgcacttttccttttctgccATCCAATCATGCGTTGCACATCCCGTACTGCCGTTCCTCCTATTGCCGGGTTTTGCTCCGTTGCTCCCTTTGCTACGACACAATCACTGTGCCGGAGTGTTCCTGTGATTTATGTGATTTATTACAACCGTTGTAAATAGCTGATTATCCTGGTTTGTACGGCCTTTTTCTTTCTGAAAGCGCGCTGCCCGATGGTGATCGAGTGCCCGACCGCGACAACCACGCTGGGCCGGGTggagtaaaatatttataagcaGCGGTCGCCCCCGGTAGGTGGGTTGAGCAACTATTTACTTTTTACACGCCTAATCGATCGAATGTTTTTGATCGTAAATTACGTTCGTGAATGGTCCTGTCGAGACACGGTTGAaggaatgagagagagagagagagagagagagagagagagagagagagagagtcaaAACGAGACATTAATTCGAAGCGGCAGATTAGTTTATTTTCAACGGAGTTCTGTTGCCTCACTGTTACATTTCCTTCTTGCACAGCTAGTCGTGTGGTATCCATGAAAAAGATCAGCAAATTTATATCCAAATTTGTATAAGacgtttccaaaaaaaaaaaactcatccttAACATACAAGTTCAGGTGTCGATGCAAATAATATTACAGAAATAGGTGAAAGGTTACTCCAACGCACAAGTAAACTCAAGCCGGTAAGGTGAACCAACCGAATTCAAACCGAATATGTGGTCCAACTagtgttgagtacccgttgcCTCCGATTGCAAGAGGTTGAAcagtaaaaaagtaaaactaaaaacacaaCCAGAATATGTGCAGCTAAGAAGCATCAGGATGTATCAGGTTGtggtaaagaaataaaacagaaaacaaaacaaacgcccTTACTCACGAGGACACGCCAACACCCACACAAGCATTCCGTCGGAGGCTGTATTCATGAAAATGTTACGCGAAAACTTTTACGTCGTTTGAGCTGGGAGAACCTCCCAGCCAGCCAGTTCACGATTTTGACAATTTCATTCGTTTTGTGTGCAAAAACGTGTACAGTGAAGGATGGAAAAATGTACCTCAattgatgaattttttttttaaattaaaaaacgatgttttcatttttacattCATCCCTCAACAagttttgcttattttctcGGTTCTTACTCTCGGTGATTAGGCATAGAAAACTTTGAACGGCACTGAACACGAGAATCTGGCAATGATGTTTGCATGCTTTTGGAAGAATGCTCAGGGCGGCATCCTGGTATATTTAGTAGCGTCTAGTAGTAGTTAGAAGTGGCCGGTGACCAATCCCGGAAGCAGCGTATCACTTGACGGCCACTGGTTCTGGTGGAAGTCTCCTTGGCACAGTCTGCAGGGTAATCGTGCTTGCGATAGGCTCGAAAAACTTCTGCGATTCAGAAGACTTAACCAACACTCATACGTCCGATAGTCCTCTCCAAGGACAGGTCCTGAACATGCGGCGGTGTGTGCCAGCAGGATTTGTGGAGAATGAACTACGAGCTAGCTGATGCGGTTTGGCGTTGGCACCTCACCAGGAAGGTGCTGGTGAAGAACGAATGGAAACGGAATGGCGACCTGATCATGTCATCAAGCGCGCTCGAAGAAGTcgaagtatttttttataaatatttcgcATTCGCATTTTCGAGTTTGAACCACTTTTTCCGGCACGTCGcaagaaacaaaccaaaaacgcttaaaagtatgcaatctgcatagcaaaaatgaaaatgatgataCATTTGCGACTCACTGTGGCCAcacactccagtccagttgtTGTAACCACCTGCATCACCCTCGCCATTaggtaaaatggaaaacttacCACCATGCATgcttgtgtgagtgttttgaaatggAGAAGGAGAAACAAATCCTTGCGGTCGTTTTCCGACCGGTGTTGCCTGTTgtcggtgttgttgttgccttgTTGTAGCTACATTTTATCGTCATTGCTGCCCGTTGCTCTTGTTGCTTTTGCAAGAGTGCGCTGATACGAGTCTAGATTTCGCCTGCCACCATAACATCTGCTATCAACTCACTTCCCGCTACCGAGTCTGCCCTCCCCCTCTGCTGTACTCCACACCGAATGGAGTAGCATCACTAATGCTCGGTTAGTTCGGTTTGGGTTgattcggtgtgtgtgtgtgtgcttgggtTTCGCTCCACATGGCGACGGTGAAGTgcattattaaatatttatttcgcaATCTACACGCGTGAGCGTGCTGAATTTTTGATGGAAACGAAAATGCTCAACCCCCTGTCCATTTGGGGAGtaatgtatatgtgtgtgtttttgtgtactgCTGTCGATGGTGGGGACGAGGGTGGCAATCATCATCGCCACGACCGAGTGGCGAATGTGTCGAAGAAGTGGCTGTTCTCTAAGTCTAAAAGCGGATCCCATTGATTGCAGATTGGGGAGTCGCGATTTTACCACCAGCCAAGGGCTGACGTTGCTGGGGGTAAGGCTGAGGTTTCGAGAGGAAAAGCGTTctaaaaaccacacaaacacactcccaAGCAAACAAGCaggtctttaaaaaaaaaaaaacctctccgATTTCTGActgacaataaaaaatatatatatctGCCAACTCTGGCCCCACAATACCAAAGGTCTGTTTCTCTGGATCGATTCGTACCGCGGTCGTAGTgtttcgtttccatttttcgttcaacactgtgtgtgagtgcgtttgttttttttttgtccatttccatttccaatttCATTCCAACGCACCAGCTCAGATCGAATCGAACGCACATCAACAAATCAAACCGGTAAGCAGGCAAATAAAACTCCAGCTAGCCGGCATGTGGAAAATGTCTGCGGAAATGTGCAGATCCAGGG
This genomic window contains:
- the LOC126557780 gene encoding antigen 5 like allergen Cul n 1-like — protein: MTTATTTALSTATVVCVVLLLLPLCLANLYCQRSLCPSGDAHVGCYSEIPYGKSCQGMKPQLVPMTPQRKTMILHQHNLQRQRLALGKLPGYAQAYSMPQLYWDDELQYLAELNARSCVYAHDHCRNTYSFPRAGQNIAIIRHFGLNVTKEGVFRYIIDHWFNEYPLATTFVDQYPANYVGPEFAHFTQIVNDRAVRVACGMVSWESYNGYVWTNDYLVCNYGYSNVIGDRSYTKGPVGQGCTTGASTHYPGLCF